From the Sphingobacteruim zhuxiongii genome, the window AATAATACATTCTGAGAAAACTTCACAATCGTGCTTATCTCCAATGCCCGCTCACCTACTAAGGATCCGGATGCAACAACTGCTCCAGTAGTATCAATACTTCCACCTAACCAAGCTCCTGTGACTTCTTGCGAAAGATTTAACCATTCAGCGATATAAGGCATAAAGATCATCATCGGAATTGCAGTAATCAATACCAACGATATTACATACGAGAGTTTTTTACTATCCCCTTTAATTGCACCTGACGTTGCTATCGCGGCGGAAACACCACATATAGACACGGCACTTGAAAGCATTAAGGACATCTCTTTATCAATCTTAAGCTTTCGACAAACCCAATAAGCAAAATACCAAACGGACACAACCACCAAAAGTGCTTGGACTAATCCCAGCATACCTGCTTTTAAGATATCCCCAAAAATGACAGTAGTACCAAGTAAAACTAAACCTATCTTAACATAGAGTTCTGTGCTTAATGCATCTTTAAACCATTGGGGCAGCTTAAAACAATTGCTGATGATCAAGCCGATCGCCAATGAAAATATTACCGCTTCTAGATTATAGTTCTTTACTGATTCATTCCCTGCAAGTATCAACGCAAATACCGTAAGTATCATAACGATTGGAAATACAATAAGTAAAGATTTAAGGTTTTTACCGAGTAAGAGTGCACCAGCAATCGCAGTGACATAAACTAAAGCAAATTGAGCACCGATACTTTTTAGATTTTCAAGGCTAAGCACTTTAGCACTTAGATCTTCAACATTAGCCCAAGTAAATGATGGTTTAGGAATAATAACTCCTGAAAGAGCAAGAATAATAATCGTAAGACCAAGGATTACAACTACCCAATCTTCCGACAAAGCAAATGATTTATTAGACATGAAAGTTTAAACTGATTATTTTATCAAAGTTTTTATAGCGTCATGAAGATAGGGAAAATTAAATTTAAAGCCGTTTTTTAGCGTAACAATTGTTGTTACAGGCACTGTTTCTAGCAGTAAACTGGAATCTGTACCTTTTACTAACGCTCCTAGTTTTGCTAGCGGAGTAGGCAGTGGCAACCCAAATGACCGACCTACTGCTTTTCTTAAAACTTCCATGAAATGCTTATTCGTTTCAGGATTTGGGCTGCAAGCGTGAAAAATCTCTGCTGGGTCCTCTTGTCGTATTATCCAATCGATTAATCGAACAAAGTCTTCCTCATGAATCCAGGGCATCATTTGATTACCCGATCCAATTGTCCCAGCAAGGCCTAACTTTGCTAATGGTATTAATTCTTCCAATATCCCTGAATTCTTTGATAACAAGGGACTCATACGGAGGATAACTTTCTTCGTATTTGGGGTAGAGGAATGCAGACATGCAGCCTCCCAATCTTGCGTCAGTTTCGCTAAGAAATCTTTCCCGTATGCAACACTTTCTTCATCTTGAAGACCACTTGCTCCATTAAAAATAGAGACCCCCGAGAAATTAACCCATAACTTGGGCGGATTCGAATGTCTTTCGATTACTTTTGCCAAGAGCTTCGTTGGCTGTATTCGTGAATTATAAAGTATTTCTCTATTTTTCCTATTAAACCTCCGATTTATCGAAGCGCCAGAAAGATTAATCAAAACATCGGCATCATCGAGAGACTTTGTCCAATCACCTTCAGTCAGGCCATCCCAGACTATGAATTCGACGCCTGGGTGATGTTTTATCATTTTCTTCCTAGAAAGGATGACAATTTGATCATCTTTCTCCTTAAAATAAGGAAGGAGTAAATGTCCTAAATTACCCGTCCCGCCTGCTAATACAATTTTTGCCATTATAGAGTTACCTTAATTTGGAAATGATCCGCTAATGCGATCCTTGCTGCGTGGAAACCACACATACCGTGTACTCCTCCACCTGGAGGAGTTGATGAGGACGTTAAGTATACCTTGCTATTGGAGGTTCTATAGGGAGTTAAAGAGAAATTTGGTCGTGTATAGAGCTGTCCCAAATCCATCAATCCGCCATTGATGTCTCCCCCAACATAATTAGGGTTATAACTTTCCATCTGCTGTGTATTGAAACTATGTCTTGCAAGAATCGTATCCTTAAATCCTGGAGCAAATCGTTCAATCTGGTTTTCAATAATCTGCGAACAATCGGCTGTTGATCCATGTGGAACATGACAGTAAGCCCAAGCTGTTTGTTTCCCTTCAGGTGCTCGCGAAGGATCAAATACACTTTGTTGTGAAAGTAAAACATAAGGTCTGTCTGGTATTCTTCCTAAGCCGGTTAGATACTCAGCGGAAGCAATCTCTTCCAATGTTCCTCCCAGATGTACTGTCGAGGCTTTTCCGACTTCAGGATTATGAAAAGGAATAGGATCAGACAATGCCCAGTCCATCTTGAACACCCCCATACCTTGTCGATACCTAGACAATTGATTTCGATATCCACTTCTGAGATTTAAACCTTTAATTGCCAATAACTGTTTCGGGGTTAAGTCCAAGAGCAAGACACGATGCTTCGGTAGTTGTGCCATATCTTCTAGCCATATGCCAGTCTGTACTTCGCCTCCGATTGCCCTAAATAAAGACGCTAGCGCATCTGCTAGTGCCTGGGAGCCCCCTTGAATCATTGGCCAGCCGTATCGATGCCCTATCGTTCCTAAAACCATCCCGACAGCTGCTGTAGTAAGATTATCTAGCGGTTGAATGCCGTGTGCACAAAGTCCTGCCCACAGTGCTTTTGCTTCTTCCGTTTTAAACGTCTTCGCAATGCTTGAAGTTGAAGGCAATGCCTTCAAACCAAACTTTGCCATTAATAAAGGGTTTCTCGGAATTCTTAACGGGCCGAGTATATCGTTAGCCAATTCTTCCCATTGATCAACGAACGGTTGAAAAAGAGTTTGATAAGCCCTACTATCCTTTCCAAGAAGTTCGGCAGTATGTTTTAAATCCCGATGTAGTATTGCAGCATGTTTAGGATCTATAGGATGAGCAACCTCGTAAGGAGCATAAATAAACTTTAAACCGTGCTGCTCTAAGGGAAGCGAAGATAAAAAGGGCGACGCAAGCGCCATAGGATGTACGGCCGAACAAATATCATGTTTGAAACCAGGAAGAGTAAGCTCCTTCGTTCGCATTCCACCACCTAGGGTATCCGCTCCTTCCATCAGAAGCGTCTTCAAACCCTGTTGCTGAAGTAATATTGCAGCGGCAAAGCCATTTGGCCCAGATCCTACAACTATGGCATCGTATGCATCCAAATTGGTTGTCTTTGTTGAATTATAAAGATAAGAAAAAAGCCCCGATCTCTCGGGGCTTCTCCATAATCAACCTTAATACTAGAAACAGTATTTATTTTCTTCAATAAGCTTTTTCGCAATGCGCTGACGAGCCTCTTTGACATTGAATGGCTGTGCTTTCGTAAAGCGACGTAAGCCGACTAACATCATGTTTAACTCATCCCCTTCTGCGAAAGAATATAACGCTTCTTTTCCTGCAATGTTTACTTTATCAACGGCAGAATATAAATATACTTTAGCCATGTCTGCCGCATAAGCCGCTTTATCACCTCCTACGCTGTAATGTAATTTCTCTGCACGTAGCAAAGCAGACTCAGCAACATATACATAACCTATAATATCGGAGATATTCATCAGAATCTCTTGTTCCTTGGATAGCGACATCATTAATTTCTGAACAGCAGCTCCTGCAATCATCAAACCTGTCTTCTTTAGATTAGCGATAATTTTCTTTTCTGTAGCAAAAGCTGTTTCATCTTCTTCTCCGAAATCAGGAATTGACATTAACTCGCTCGCAACGGCAGTCGCTGGTCCCATTAAGTCGATTTCTCCTTTCATTGCACGCTTCAATAACATATCAACTACTAATAGACGATTTACTTCGTTTGTGCCTTCAAAGATTCGATTAATACGTGCATCACGATAAGCACGCTCCATTGGCGCTTCAGCTGAATAGCCCATACCTCCGTAAATTTGAACACCCTCGTCTACTACGTAATCCAACATCTCTGAACACCACACTTTGATGATCGCACATTCAATCGCAAATTGTTCTACCGATTTCAATTTTGCTTTTGCTTGATCCATGCCCCCTTCAATTAATGCATCGTATGCATCATCGATATTCTGTCCCGCGCGATAAGCCGCAGACTCATTGGCAAACAAACGAATCGCTGATTCTGCCATCTTATAACGAATCGCTCCAAATTTTGATATCGGCAAATTAAATTGTACACGTTCGTTAGCATAATTAATTGCTGTGGATAATACCGAACGTGCAGATCCAATCGTAGCTGCACCAAGCTTAATGCGGCCGATATTTAGAATATTTACGGCGATTTTAAATCCATTTTCACGTTCAGAAAGCATGTTCTCTACCGGAACCGCACAGTCATTAAAGAAAATCTGGCGAGTTGAAGAACCTTTAATCCCTAATTTATGCTCTTCTGGGTTCATCGTTATTCCGCCAAAGTCCTTCTCAACAATAAAAGCTGTTAGATTTTTATCGTCATCAATCTTTGCAAATACGATATATATATCGGCGAATCCACCATTTGTAATCCACATCTTTTGACCATTGATCAGATAATGTGTTCCTTCTGCATTTAATTTCGCGGATGTACGGCCAGAGTTGGCATCTGATCCTGAGTTCGGCTCTGTTAAACAATATGCCGCTTTCCATTCGCCTGTACCTAATTTTGGAATATACTTCGCTTTCTGCTCTGCATTTCCGTAATAAAGAATAGGCAATGTTCCGATTCCTGTATGTGCAGACAGGGCTACTGCGAAAGAAAAACCACCACCTACAGCATCTGCAACAAGCATTGAAGTGTTGAAGCTTTTACCGAAGCCACCATATTCCTCTGGAATAGATACGCCAAGCATGCCCAACTCACCCGCTTTGTCCATCAGACCTTGCATTAAACCTTCCTCTTGCGCATCAATACGATCTAATTTGTTTAATACTTCAGTATCTAAAAAGTCTACACAAGTCTGGCGAATCATTTGCGCCTCTTCGTCGAACTCTTCAGGAATGAATATATCCGTATAAGGTGTTTCTCTGATAACGAACTCACCACCTTTAATTGCTTTGTTTTTAATTTCTTCAGACATCGTATTCTATTTTAAGTCTAATACTTCTTTCAATTTTATAGTAACTCGAAAATACCTGCAGCACCCTGACCGGTACCAACACACATAGTCACCATACCATATTTTTTATCTTGACGCTTCAATTCGTTTAGAACTTGAACCGTTAATTTAGCACCGGTACATCCTAGTGGATGTCCTAATGCGATTGCACCACCGTTCACATTAACTTTTTCTTCTGGCAATCCTAACTCACGTATAACCGCTAGTGATTGCGATGCAAAAGCCTCATTCAATTCGAACAAGTCAATATCTTCCTTTTTCAGTCCTGCTTGTTCTAAAGCTTTTGGAATAGCGTAAATTGGACCAATCCCCATAATTCGAGGAGGAACACCAGCGACAGCATAGCTGATCAACTTAGCAATAGGTTTAAGACCAAGTTCATTCATTTTTCGCTCAGACATCAACAAAACGAACGCTGCCCCATCGGATGTTTGCGAAGAATTACCCGCAGTTACAGAACCATCCGCTTGAAATACCGGTCTTAATTTCGCTAAAGCATCTAATGTACTATCCGCTCTAGGACCTTCATCCGTATCAACGACATATTCACGAGTTGCCATTTTGCCATCTTTCAAGTAGTTTTCTTTAACCGTAATCGGTACAATTCCATCTTTTAAATGACCATTTTGAATGGCTGCGATTGCTTTCTGATGAGATTTCAAGGCGAAGGCGTCTTGATCTTCACGTGAAACGTTGAAGTCATGCGCAACAGCTTCAGCTGTTAAACCCATTCCCCAGTACCAATCAGGATTTTCCTTCGCTACCACAGGATTCGGGACAATCTTCCATCCTCCAAAAGGCATCCCAGACATCACTTCAACACCCCCAGCAATAATAACATCCGCCATTCCAGCTTTAATCTTTGCTGTTGCTGTTGCAATCGTTTCTAATCCTGACGCGCAGTAACGATTTACCGTCACCCCAGGGACTTTGTCCGTCTCCAATCCCATTAAAGAGATTAGACGAGCGACATTTAAACCTTGCTCCGCCTCAGGCATCGCATTGCCGACGATCACATCGTCGATTTCCTCTTTATTTAAATTTGGAACAGATCCCACCAGATGTTTGATGACATCGGCCGCCAAATCATCGGCACGCATAAAGCGAAAACCACCTCTTGGGGCTTTGCCCACCGCTGTACGAAATCCTGCTACAATGTATGCTTCCATTTTTTATAGTATTTAGTAATGAGTATTTAGAAGTTAGACTGATTGACGTAGTTTCTTTTGCAAAGCATAGTTCATTTTCTGAACTTCATATAAGTTGCAAAGTATTCCTGACAAGTCTTCCTGTTCTAAATAGCCTAAATTTCTCGATATTATTAACTGTGTTTCTACTTCGTATGTCGACGCATGTGCTATTGACAAATATTGGATAAATTCCTTATTCGAATTTCTTCCTGCCCCTTCGGCAATATTGGAAGGGATGGATACCGCTGCCCTATTTATTTGACTAATCAAATTAAATTGCTCTCCTTTCGGAAAAAGGCAAGTGACCTTATAAATATCAGACACTAATTCGATAGCTTTTTGCCATATTTTCAACCGCTTATAATCGTGCATTTATATTTAGTATTGTATAGTGTGCTTTTATTCCTAAGCTAAAAAGCTGATGAGACTTTATCTTAACTCCCAAAACAACATTTTATTAATATTTATAGACTGCTTAGATCTAAATACCTACTACTCAATACTAAATACTAATGCTAATTCCTCAAAGCCTTCCCTTTGGTCAACATATGTTGAATACGTTCTAAAGTTTTGCGCTCGCCGCAAAGCTCTAGGAATGCTTTTCTTTCAAGATCTAAAAGGTATTGCTCGGATACTTCTGTTGGTGCGGACAAATCACCGCCACACATGACCCAACCTAATTTCTCAGAAATTTTCTTGTCATGATCGGAGATGTAATTCCCGGCACGCATAGAAGAAGCTCCAACGTATACAATCCCTAAACCTTGATTACCCAGCACTTTGATATCATTTCTTGGTGCTGGTTGGATGTAACCTTCATCGGCCAACTCGATAGCTTTCGCTTTCGCATCCGCTAACAGTCGCGCACGATTCATCGTAATTGCATATTTACCTTTTTCCAAATAACCAAGTTCATACGCCTCTACTGCTGAAGTAGATACTTTCGCTTGTCCGACAGTAAGAAAACGATCTTTCAACGTATTTTGTGTAATCTGATCCTCTTTGTATTCATCCGATGCGCGCAAAGCAAACTCTTTCGAGCCTCCACCACCTGGGATAACTCCAACTCCAAATTCCACTAAACCCATATAGGTTTCCGCATGCGCTTGAACAAAATCAGCGTGCATAGAAAACTCACATCCACCACCTAGTGCCAATTGGAATGGCGCAACAACCACTGGAATTGATGAATAACGTATGCGCATAGAGGTATTTTGGAACATACGGATTGCCATGTTCAACTCATCGTAGTCTTGCTCTACTGCCATCATGAAGATCATTCCGATATTAGCTCCAGCGGAGAAGTTTTTACCATCATTGCTGATCACTAATCCGCGATATTCTTTTTCGGCTAAATCGATCGCTTTATTGATCCCCTGAATGACATCACCACCAATTGTGTTCATCTTTGTATGGAATTCACAATTGATAATACCATCACCTAAGTCGATAATAGACACCCCGGAATTTTTCCAGATTGTTTTTGTATCTCGGATATGATCCAAGACGATCAAATCTTCCGTTCCTGGAATAGGTTTGTACGATTTGGAAGCAATATCATAGAAGTGACGAACGCCATTTTCTACTTTATAAAACGATTCGAATCCTGCGGCTAACATATCATGAACCCAACTAGCGACTTCACCATCTTGACCTGGAAGACGTTTCTCTTCTTTCTTAATTTTTTCAATCGTTTCTCGAACGCCTAGTGCATCCCATACTTCGAATGGACCAATTTCCCAACCGAATCCTGCACGCATAGCGTCATCGATACGGAAGAAATCGTCAGTAATTTCTGGAACACGTTTAGAAACGTATTCAAACAAAGGATAATGCATTGCACGGAACAGTTCTGCAGCCTTGTCTGTACCTTGCTCATAGACTTTCATTCTTTTACGAATGTCTTCTACGGCTTTCGTTGCCTCCAATGTAGCAGATTTAACCTTTTGCTGTGTTCCAAATTCAAAAGTCTTTAAGTTCAATGAAAGGATTTCGGAATTCCCATTTGCATCCTTCACTTTCTCGTAAAAGCCTTTCTTTGTTTTCTCACCTAACCACTTATTTTCTACCATTTTGGTGATAAAGGCAGGCAATTGAAATACGCCTTTTGCCTCATCATTGGGAGCGTTCTGAGCAAGACCATTCGCAACATTGACCAACGTATCTAAACCAACAACATCTGCCGTACGGAAGGTTGCCGATTTAGGATGTCCCATTGCAGGGCCAGTATATTTATCGACCTCTTCAACCGTCAGGTTCATTTTCTCCACTAAGTGCGTAAGTGCAAGCATAGAGTAAACACCGATACGGTTACCAATAAATGCTGGTGTATCTTTACATAAAACTACTGTCTTACCTAACATCTCATCTCCAAACTCCATTAAGAAATCAACAACTTCTTTCTTGGTGTTTGGCGTTGGGATTATCTCTAATAATTGTAAATAGCGTGGTGGATTGAAAAAGTGGGTTCCACAAAAGTGGGTTTTAAAATCTTCCGAACGTCCTTCCTCCATTAAATGGATTGGTATACCTGAGGTATTTGATGTAATCAACGTCCCTGGCTTGCGGTATTTCTCGACTTGGTCGAAAACTGATTTTTTGATATCCAACCGTTCTACAACAACTTCAATAACCCAGTCTACCTGCGCAATCTTATGCATATCATCCTCGAAATTTCCAGTAGAAATCCGCTTTACAAAAGACTTGCTGAATAAAGGCGCTGGATTCGACTTGATAGCCGTGTCCAATGAGCTGTTTACAATACGATTGCGAACAACTGGACTCTCGAAGGTCAAGCCTTTGGCCTCTTCGGCAGGCAAAAGCTCACGTGGAACAATATCCAATAATAAAACCTCCACACCTATATTAGCAAAGTGGCAAGCAATTCGCGATCCCATTACCCCGGATCCTAATACAGCTACTCTTTTAATATGTCTATTCATATCTTCTTATTTTTTTATGACTTATTGCGCTACTTTACTTTCTGGCGCATAGTTTATTGCTAATTCATTAATCTTAGCCAAAGCTTTGATTAGGCTCGTACGCTCTCTGTCTGAAAATGAATTGTTCAGAAATTCATTAAACTCGCGAACAACATCTTTGGCAACGCCACGCTTCTCCCTGCCCAATTCGGTTAAGAACACTTTGACAGAACGCTTATCGGTTTCGCTGGTTTCTCGATAGATGAACCCTAGGCTCTCTAAATTGTTCAACACACGAGAAAGTGAGGTTGTCTTCACCCCTGTTGAATTGGCAATTTGAGAAACCGGAGTACCCTCACGATGAATATTAATTAAAATGTATCCAGCAGCTTGCGTAAAGCCATGCTGTGAAGCAATGACATTATATTTATTCGCAACCGTCTGCCAGGCTGTCTTTAAAAAATAATCTATGGTATTATCTTGGCTCATACTTGGAAAGCTTATTTATTATGCAAGCATAACAAATTTAACAGATTGATTTTAAAAAACAAACTCTTTTGTGATTTTTTAATAAATCTTTGACACAGTTGAATTAATTTATATTAAACATGGTAATCACCATGTAAGTTTTAAAAATGTGGAAAACTTTTACAATCTGATTTTCAGTTAATTATATAATATTTAAAATGGGTTATAAACAGCGAGGCGCATTTTCCACTTTTTATTACATTAACTTTGTACACAAATTAAATTAACATGGCATTAGTAAATATCCCAAGATTAGATTTAACGCATTATACCGCGGGTACTCCAGAGCAACGTGCTCAGTTTGTGCAAGATTTAGGTAAGGCCTTTAATGAAACTGGCTTTGTAACCATTGCAAACCATGGTCTTTCTGACGAACTAATCGACAGTCTTTATGACAATGTAAAAACGTTTTTTGGCCTAGCAGAAAATATTAAACGCCAATATGAGTTTCCTGAATTAGCGGGACAACGTGGATATACTGCAAAAGGCAGAGAGAAAGCGAAGGATTCTACAACGCCCGATTTAAAAGAATTTTGGCAACGTGGTCAAACGATCGTTGGCGAGGAATACTCAAAAACAGATTTCCCCGACAATCCTGAGGTGACGGAACTTCCATCCTTCAATATAACAACTGCAGAAATCTACAAGAAATTGGAAGATGCAGGCCGTAATCTATTAAAAGCAATCGCGAATTATTTAGAGCTTCCAGAAGATTATTTCGAAAAATATGTAGTGAATGGTAATTCTATTTTACGCGCAATTCACTATTTCCCTATTGAAAACCCAGACGCTATATCGCCAGAAGCGGTACGTGCAGGTGCGCATGAGGACATCAACTTAATTACCTTGTTAATCGGAGCAAGCGCCGACGGTTTAGAGGTATTGACAAAAGACAATGAATGGTTCCCAATTAGAGCGAAAGGAAAAGATATCGTTGTAAATGTTGGTGATATGTTGCAGCGCTTAACAAATAATAAACTTAAATCAACAACCCACCGAGTTGTAAATCCACCAAGAGAGCATATGGGTACTTCTCGCTTTTCAGTTCCTTTCTTTTTACATCCGAAAGCGAGCATGAGTTTAGCAAGTTTAGAATCTTGCATAGATGCAGAACATCCTAAAGCGTATGAAGATTACACCGCAGGACAATATTTAGACGAACGTTTAAGAGAAATTGGCTTAAAAATGTAAATTAAGCTCCCTACATAATAAAAAAGGACAATCTGAGAAAGATTGTCCTTTTTTATTATCCTTCAATAGCAACATGAAGATTATTTAGAACTACTCTTCAATCTGAAGTCTAACCGATTTGGGAAGCGCTTTTACAATCAATTCGTAGCTATGATCAATAAGTTCTATAAGTTGCTTATCATTTAATTGCCGATTCGCATGCACAGTATTCCAATGCTTCTTATTCATATGATAACCCGGCTTTACAGTATTTTCATATTTCTCGCGAAGCTCAACAGCGTATTCAGGATCACATTTAACATTGAAGCTTAACTCTTCAAATTGATCTAAACCCACCAGCAGAAACACTTTGCCCATCACCTTAAAGACTAGCGTATCCGGCCCAAAAGGTGTTTCTTCGGTCGCTGCATTTTTGGAAATACAGTAATCTCTCAATTCTTCAATATTCATACAGCCAAAACTTTCTGATTAATATAGGTTAAAAGTAAATTATTAAACGAGTGTCTCCAACAATTGGTTTTTATTTTTTTTTAATCAGAGACAATTCGAATCAAAATCAAAAACAGACCAAACGCTTTTCAGTCCCAACACCTGTTGGTTCTGGAAGGGGACTGATTCGGAGCTTATTCGGAAGTGAAAGGGATGTGAAAGGGATGTGAGCGAACTAGGCCCGAGTAAAAATAATATACTAGACCTTACAAAAAAAGAGATCTTGTAAACAAGATCTCTTCTAAAATATTTAAACTAAATAGTTACTGCCCGCTGCCGAACCTTTATTCAGCCAAGGCTGCTTGTAACTCTTTCTGAATTTCTTCGCCTTTATCGTCATTGTACCAGCGTTGAATAGCCTCTTTAATTTCTGGGAAGGGCTTTCCATCTGCTTTCATCTCGTCAAAAATTGTCTGCAAAGCCAATGGTCTAGGTCCCCAAACAATTTTATCATGTCCAACGTCATTTCGAATAATCAATTTAGGAATTGATTTGCCGCCGTTTGTTAAATACTCATCGATCAGAAAAGGTTCTGTATCGCGCAATTGAATATCTAAGTCAATAAACGGATTGTCTTTTACTATATTATAGATTTGCGCTACCGAATGGGCAGCATCACCACACCAAGGTTCAGTGATCAAAATCCAATGTTGTTCATCTTTGATGCGCTGAATACAAGCTTTCATCTCTTCCGATGGCTCAAATTTCTTCAACCATCTATTCATTCTCGACCAGTTTAACTTGGTGTAATTTAGATATTCAGCATCATTATGGTAGACTTCGTATTTTTCAGTATTTTCTAAAATATCCTCGAAGTACCTCTGGTATTCATCAAAATTCATTTTGGACTAATTTTCATCAAAAATACAGAATAATAATATAATTCAGAAAAAAGCTGACGAAGGTCATGGTTTTATACAAATAATATGAGGCAAAGATGACTGCTTTTTTGGGTATTGAGCCCTTCAAAAATGACATATTGTCACAGAACCATGACAATTAACTGTCGGAATGCACGTTTTCTAGGCAGAAAATGTTAAAACAATCCTTTGGCATAAGCGTTGATGAGTATAGAGAAATTAACAACGTAAAAAAGAAAATATATATAAGATATGTCAAAAATTATAGGAATCGACTTAGGAACTACCAACTC encodes:
- a CDS encoding 3-hydroxyacyl-CoA dehydrogenase/enoyl-CoA hydratase family protein; translated protein: MNRHIKRVAVLGSGVMGSRIACHFANIGVEVLLLDIVPRELLPAEEAKGLTFESPVVRNRIVNSSLDTAIKSNPAPLFSKSFVKRISTGNFEDDMHKIAQVDWVIEVVVERLDIKKSVFDQVEKYRKPGTLITSNTSGIPIHLMEEGRSEDFKTHFCGTHFFNPPRYLQLLEIIPTPNTKKEVVDFLMEFGDEMLGKTVVLCKDTPAFIGNRIGVYSMLALTHLVEKMNLTVEEVDKYTGPAMGHPKSATFRTADVVGLDTLVNVANGLAQNAPNDEAKGVFQLPAFITKMVENKWLGEKTKKGFYEKVKDANGNSEILSLNLKTFEFGTQQKVKSATLEATKAVEDIRKRMKVYEQGTDKAAELFRAMHYPLFEYVSKRVPEITDDFFRIDDAMRAGFGWEIGPFEVWDALGVRETIEKIKKEEKRLPGQDGEVASWVHDMLAAGFESFYKVENGVRHFYDIASKSYKPIPGTEDLIVLDHIRDTKTIWKNSGVSIIDLGDGIINCEFHTKMNTIGGDVIQGINKAIDLAEKEYRGLVISNDGKNFSAGANIGMIFMMAVEQDYDELNMAIRMFQNTSMRIRYSSIPVVVAPFQLALGGGCEFSMHADFVQAHAETYMGLVEFGVGVIPGGGGSKEFALRASDEYKEDQITQNTLKDRFLTVGQAKVSTSAVEAYELGYLEKGKYAITMNRARLLADAKAKAIELADEGYIQPAPRNDIKVLGNQGLGIVYVGASSMRAGNYISDHDKKISEKLGWVMCGGDLSAPTEVSEQYLLDLERKAFLELCGERKTLERIQHMLTKGKALRN
- a CDS encoding MarR family winged helix-turn-helix transcriptional regulator, giving the protein MSQDNTIDYFLKTAWQTVANKYNVIASQHGFTQAAGYILINIHREGTPVSQIANSTGVKTTSLSRVLNNLESLGFIYRETSETDKRSVKVFLTELGREKRGVAKDVVREFNEFLNNSFSDRERTSLIKALAKINELAINYAPESKVAQ
- a CDS encoding isopenicillin N synthase family dioxygenase: MALVNIPRLDLTHYTAGTPEQRAQFVQDLGKAFNETGFVTIANHGLSDELIDSLYDNVKTFFGLAENIKRQYEFPELAGQRGYTAKGREKAKDSTTPDLKEFWQRGQTIVGEEYSKTDFPDNPEVTELPSFNITTAEIYKKLEDAGRNLLKAIANYLELPEDYFEKYVVNGNSILRAIHYFPIENPDAISPEAVRAGAHEDINLITLLIGASADGLEVLTKDNEWFPIRAKGKDIVVNVGDMLQRLTNNKLKSTTHRVVNPPREHMGTSRFSVPFFLHPKASMSLASLESCIDAEHPKAYEDYTAGQYLDERLREIGLKM
- a CDS encoding MmcQ/YjbR family DNA-binding protein, whose amino-acid sequence is MNIEELRDYCISKNAATEETPFGPDTLVFKVMGKVFLLVGLDQFEELSFNVKCDPEYAVELREKYENTVKPGYHMNKKHWNTVHANRQLNDKQLIELIDHSYELIVKALPKSVRLQIEE
- a CDS encoding thioredoxin family protein; translated protein: MNFDEYQRYFEDILENTEKYEVYHNDAEYLNYTKLNWSRMNRWLKKFEPSEEMKACIQRIKDEQHWILITEPWCGDAAHSVAQIYNIVKDNPFIDLDIQLRDTEPFLIDEYLTNGGKSIPKLIIRNDVGHDKIVWGPRPLALQTIFDEMKADGKPFPEIKEAIQRWYNDDKGEEIQKELQAALAE